One segment of Desulfofundulus luciae DNA contains the following:
- the frr gene encoding ribosome recycling factor, producing the protein MLVNARIAEAESNMKKTVELVKKEFASLRAGRATPALLDKVLVSYYGTPTPINQLATISVPEPRLLVIQPWDKTVLPEIERAILKSDLGITPTSDGTVIRLAIPQLTQERRAELVKVIKKKAEEGRVAIRNIRRELNDKVKQQQKNGEISEDELRRAQDEIQKLTDKYIKEIDQLVSTKEQEIMQV; encoded by the coding sequence ATGTTGGTTAATGCCAGAATTGCCGAGGCCGAAAGTAATATGAAGAAAACCGTGGAACTGGTCAAAAAGGAATTTGCATCCTTAAGAGCCGGTCGCGCCACGCCTGCGCTGCTGGATAAGGTGCTGGTTTCCTATTACGGTACCCCTACCCCGATCAACCAGCTGGCCACCATTTCTGTGCCGGAGCCGCGCCTTCTGGTTATTCAGCCGTGGGACAAAACCGTTTTACCGGAAATTGAGCGGGCTATTTTAAAATCAGACCTGGGGATTACGCCTACCAGCGATGGTACGGTCATTCGCCTGGCCATTCCCCAGTTAACCCAGGAACGCCGGGCCGAACTGGTGAAGGTAATCAAGAAAAAAGCGGAAGAGGGTCGCGTGGCCATTCGAAATATTCGCCGTGAGCTTAACGATAAAGTCAAGCAGCAACAAAAAAATGGTGAAATTTCCGAAGACGAATTGCGCCGTGCCCAGGACGAGATTCAGAAACTTACGGATAAATATATTAAGGAAATTGATCAGCTCGTAAGCACCAAGGAACAGGAGATTATGCAGGTCTAA
- the pyrH gene encoding UMP kinase produces MAQAPRYKRVVLKLSGEALAGNQGYGIDPDVVKSIARQIDELVQLGVQVAVVVGGGNIWRGVAGSAKGMDRATADYMGMLATVINSLALQDALEKQGVNTRVQTAIEMREVAEPYIRRRAIRHLEKGRVVIFAAGTGNPYFSTDTTAALRAAEIEADVILMAKRVNGVYDSDPLKNPNARRYERLTYIELLNKGLAVMDATATSLCMDNRIPLVVFNLNQEGNIKRAVLGENVGTYVGGEYVG; encoded by the coding sequence GTGGCGCAAGCACCCAGGTATAAACGTGTGGTCTTGAAACTGAGCGGTGAGGCCCTGGCCGGCAACCAGGGGTATGGCATAGATCCCGATGTGGTCAAATCCATTGCCAGGCAGATTGATGAACTTGTCCAGTTGGGTGTGCAGGTGGCTGTTGTGGTCGGTGGTGGGAACATCTGGCGCGGTGTGGCCGGTAGCGCCAAGGGGATGGACCGGGCCACCGCCGATTACATGGGTATGTTGGCCACGGTAATCAATTCACTGGCGTTGCAGGATGCCCTGGAGAAGCAGGGAGTGAATACCCGGGTCCAGACGGCCATAGAGATGCGGGAGGTGGCCGAGCCCTACATTCGGCGGCGGGCCATCCGGCATCTGGAAAAGGGGCGGGTGGTCATCTTTGCTGCCGGTACCGGGAATCCCTACTTTTCAACTGATACTACCGCTGCTTTACGGGCGGCGGAAATAGAAGCGGATGTTATATTGATGGCCAAAAGGGTCAATGGCGTTTACGATTCCGATCCCCTAAAAAACCCCAATGCCCGGCGCTACGAGCGGCTCACCTATATTGAACTTCTCAATAAAGGGCTGGCCGTAATGGATGCCACAGCCACTTCGTTATGTATGGATAACCGCATTCCCCTGGTGGTTTTTAACCTGAACCAGGAGGGAAACATTAAGCGGGCGGTGCTGGGAGAAAACGTTGGTACCTACGTCGGGGGTGAATATGTTGGTTAA
- a CDS encoding bis-aminopropyl spermidine synthase family protein, with translation MNRTQKQIFRTLMAKPSTFWQLIREQDGHLAYFTQVMEEMLTLGLARCEGNYIYLTDKGKKLAQDQGLSPLQTLICPTCDGKTVTLQGSFSRVLEEFEEIARQRPPAIAEFDQGYVDTMSTVARVAIMYQRGDLENQDILLIGDDDLTGIAIALTGMARRITVLEVDDRLVEFIDVQARKKGWANLSVHRYDVRHPLPREFQGQYDTFLIDPVETLPGISLFLSRCALSLRGKGSAGYFGLTHLEASRDKWYLIQKLILDMNFVITDIIHNFQEYELEKEGFVSKNYPLVQRAFGRLPVPDMNWYTSNFFRLEAVGRPRVPEQENIPAGREFYFDDEAYATLP, from the coding sequence TTGAACAGGACGCAGAAACAGATTTTCCGTACCCTGATGGCAAAACCCAGTACTTTCTGGCAGCTAATCAGGGAGCAGGATGGACACCTGGCTTATTTTACGCAGGTAATGGAAGAAATGCTTACCCTGGGTTTAGCCCGTTGTGAAGGCAATTACATTTATCTTACCGATAAGGGGAAAAAGCTGGCCCAGGACCAGGGTCTGTCCCCCTTGCAAACGCTGATCTGTCCCACTTGTGACGGGAAAACCGTTACCTTGCAGGGCAGTTTTTCCCGGGTGCTGGAAGAGTTTGAGGAGATTGCACGGCAGAGGCCACCGGCAATTGCCGAATTTGATCAGGGGTATGTGGATACAATGAGCACCGTAGCCCGGGTGGCCATCATGTACCAGCGGGGTGACCTGGAAAACCAGGATATCTTGCTCATAGGAGATGACGATTTGACCGGCATTGCCATAGCCCTTACCGGTATGGCCAGGCGCATTACCGTTTTAGAGGTGGATGACCGGCTGGTAGAGTTTATTGATGTCCAGGCCCGTAAAAAAGGCTGGGCCAATCTTTCCGTACACAGGTATGATGTGCGGCACCCCCTCCCCCGGGAGTTCCAGGGCCAGTACGATACTTTTTTGATTGATCCGGTGGAAACACTACCGGGCATCAGCCTGTTTTTATCCCGCTGTGCCCTGTCTTTGCGGGGCAAGGGCAGTGCCGGTTATTTCGGTTTAACCCACCTGGAGGCCTCCAGGGACAAATGGTACTTAATCCAAAAGCTGATCCTGGACATGAATTTTGTGATTACGGATATAATCCATAATTTCCAGGAATACGAGCTTGAAAAGGAAGGTTTTGTGAGCAAAAACTATCCACTTGTCCAAAGGGCCTTCGGCCGGCTGCCCGTGCCGGACATGAACTGGTACACCTCAAACTTTTTCCGGTTAGAGGCCGTAGGAAGGCCGCGGGTTCCGGAACAAGAAAATATTCCTGCCGGCCGCGAGTTTTATTTCGACGACGAAGCTTATGCCACTTTGCCCTAG
- a CDS encoding DUF1634 domain-containing protein: MAKPQAEILKSPVPKEAPAKAPAALQVEVAPEQLAYANVLLYGAWLGIALLLLTNIIYLTGLVKPYIEPAMLPQYWGMKASEFVQVAHMPTGWSWLKMLGYSDFLNFFGMVLLASLTIIGYLILLPAYLSRKDVPYIFIVLTEVVVLVLAASGILAVGGH; this comes from the coding sequence ATGGCCAAGCCGCAAGCGGAAATACTGAAAAGTCCCGTTCCGAAAGAAGCACCGGCAAAAGCGCCCGCGGCGCTACAGGTGGAGGTGGCGCCGGAGCAACTGGCCTACGCCAACGTGCTCCTCTACGGAGCCTGGTTGGGGATCGCCCTGTTGCTTTTGACCAACATTATTTACTTAACCGGACTGGTGAAGCCGTACATTGAACCGGCCATGCTTCCCCAGTACTGGGGCATGAAGGCCAGCGAGTTTGTCCAGGTGGCGCACATGCCCACCGGGTGGAGCTGGTTAAAGATGCTCGGTTACAGTGACTTCCTGAACTTTTTCGGCATGGTCCTTCTGGCTTCCTTAACCATCATTGGATACCTGATTCTCTTGCCGGCTTACCTGTCCAGGAAAGACGTACCGTATATTTTTATAGTCCTTACCGAAGTAGTTGTGCTCGTTCTGGCGGCTTCCGGTATCCTGGCCGTGGGCGGACACTAA
- a CDS encoding FAD-dependent oxidoreductase produces MIAQLPPCSANCPVNTDVPGYLAAIARGDYQKAARLIRANNTFASVCGWVCPHPCEDHCRRGQVDAPLSVRALKKFALEKAGGESLFSDKPTAQSLPYRVAIVGAGPAGLTAAWDLARAGYTVTVFERQPEAGGHLYASLPTYRLPRRVVREDVGRIAAAGVEIRTGVEIGKDVSLTDLQKEYDAVILAVGLSKSRGLNLPGFDHPDVLLALPFLQGANLGRPVNVKKRVIVIGGGDVAMDVARTALRLGAQEVRVVCLETCDIMPAHPWEVKEAQEEGVELCAGWGPVRAVVEEGQIRGLEVKGVLSVFDDRGRFNPTFDEGRLSFVPGEMIIQAIGQCADLSFLAGSQVAVNERGQLMVNRDTLETSVPGVFACGEVACGPGPAIAAVASGHRVAAAVRAYLERVSLPAVNVATIGELPERVRTRLPSFARQEVPVLPADQRQHSFVVQELGFPPVQALREAERCLRCGLGAEVLKERCAACLTCQRVCPYGVPVVEGRANIPVEGCQGCGICAAACPAGAIVLKGLPEQEVHALLEEEKRQVGGISPATDPPLAVFVCQRAYFQGLAPEVISSAPGLGQVRLVSLPTAGALDPLWLLKALEAGALGVAVITCGENNCRHAGGAARVKEQLKRFQKLLGELGYEPSRLQWHCLGAGGDPLAWLSEFALGLVQANKS; encoded by the coding sequence ATGATTGCGCAACTGCCGCCTTGCAGTGCCAATTGCCCGGTTAACACCGATGTACCCGGTTACCTGGCCGCCATAGCCCGGGGGGATTATCAAAAGGCCGCCAGGCTAATCCGGGCTAACAATACCTTTGCCTCAGTATGTGGGTGGGTATGTCCCCACCCCTGCGAAGACCATTGCCGGCGGGGACAGGTGGATGCGCCGCTATCGGTACGGGCGTTAAAGAAGTTCGCCCTGGAAAAGGCCGGGGGAGAAAGCCTGTTTTCCGATAAGCCGACTGCGCAGTCCCTTCCTTACCGGGTGGCCATAGTGGGGGCCGGTCCGGCGGGACTTACCGCAGCCTGGGATCTGGCCAGAGCCGGGTACACCGTAACGGTGTTTGAACGCCAGCCCGAGGCGGGGGGACATTTATATGCTTCCCTCCCCACCTATCGCCTGCCCCGCCGGGTGGTGAGGGAGGATGTGGGTCGCATCGCCGCTGCCGGCGTGGAGATACGTACGGGGGTGGAGATTGGCAAAGATGTTTCGTTAACCGACCTGCAAAAGGAATATGATGCGGTAATCCTGGCCGTGGGCCTTTCCAAAAGCCGGGGCTTAAACCTGCCAGGGTTTGATCATCCCGATGTCCTGCTGGCCTTGCCCTTCCTGCAGGGGGCCAACCTGGGCCGCCCGGTGAACGTTAAAAAAAGGGTGATTGTTATTGGTGGGGGCGATGTGGCCATGGACGTGGCCCGGACCGCCCTGCGCCTGGGGGCTCAGGAGGTACGGGTGGTTTGCCTGGAGACCTGCGACATTATGCCCGCTCACCCATGGGAGGTAAAGGAAGCCCAGGAGGAAGGGGTAGAACTCTGCGCCGGATGGGGACCCGTCCGGGCGGTGGTGGAGGAAGGACAGATCCGGGGATTGGAAGTTAAAGGGGTGTTATCGGTTTTTGACGACCGGGGACGTTTTAACCCCACCTTTGATGAAGGCAGGCTCTCATTTGTTCCCGGTGAAATGATCATTCAGGCCATCGGGCAGTGTGCCGATCTTTCGTTCCTGGCGGGTAGTCAGGTGGCGGTCAACGAGCGGGGCCAGTTGATGGTGAACCGGGATACCCTGGAAACCAGTGTGCCCGGAGTCTTTGCCTGCGGGGAGGTGGCCTGTGGTCCCGGTCCAGCCATTGCCGCCGTGGCCAGCGGCCACCGGGTTGCCGCTGCAGTGCGGGCCTATCTGGAAAGAGTATCCCTTCCGGCCGTTAACGTAGCAACCATCGGTGAGTTGCCAGAAAGGGTACGCACCCGCTTACCGTCCTTTGCCAGGCAGGAAGTACCCGTACTTCCTGCCGACCAGCGCCAGCATTCCTTTGTGGTGCAGGAATTGGGGTTTCCCCCGGTACAGGCCCTGCGGGAAGCGGAACGCTGCCTGCGCTGTGGTTTAGGGGCGGAAGTGCTTAAGGAACGTTGCGCCGCCTGCCTTACCTGCCAGCGGGTTTGTCCCTACGGGGTGCCGGTGGTGGAAGGAAGAGCGAACATACCGGTGGAGGGCTGCCAGGGGTGTGGCATCTGTGCGGCAGCCTGTCCGGCCGGAGCTATTGTGCTGAAAGGATTACCGGAGCAAGAAGTGCATGCCCTTTTGGAGGAGGAAAAGAGGCAGGTCGGCGGGATAAGTCCCGCGACAGATCCACCGCTGGCCGTCTTTGTTTGCCAGCGGGCTTATTTCCAGGGACTGGCCCCGGAAGTTATCTCTTCCGCCCCGGGGTTGGGGCAGGTGCGGCTGGTTTCCCTGCCCACGGCCGGCGCGCTGGACCCGCTGTGGTTACTGAAAGCGCTGGAAGCCGGGGCTTTGGGCGTAGCAGTAATCACCTGTGGAGAAAATAACTGCCGCCATGCCGGTGGGGCTGCCCGGGTCAAGGAGCAATTAAAGCGCTTCCAAAAGTTGCTCGGGGAATTGGGGTACGAACCGTCCCGTTTGCAGTGGCACTGTCTGGGTGCCGGTGGGGATCCCCTGGCCTGGCTCAGTGAATTTGCCCTGGGCCTTGTACAGGCAAATAAATCCTGA
- a CDS encoding PAS domain-containing sensor histidine kinase, with protein MILNVELISALKTLYKGECGLFARNWPLVLIAVSLVILLYSLTLHMSTIITMEKTLEQGTILNLVLSQTLLLLTTVLLPFVIYKYQFQGPPREENHEKQCRLNDILGSIPMAIMIVDNELNISYINGAWEQLVGYAREEVVGKKLTELPQWLQEEKTTSRPPGGDPESLLLCREIEITGKNGEQIHLALETRPLMQGNNREGIIIYFRDISTEVKYDLLKQTSDTILERMVGGVIVVDATGRVIMFNRTAEQIFGVAASSAIGRNIWEYFPVDRNNLVTMQTLEKGEALGPLEVQYKCNGKDFYLLVSSDVLRDKHGRVSGAVTVFSDITELRHQRELQHNQEKLVVVGQMAAGMAHELRNPLTSIKGFAQLLSERVEDAKNKEYLDVIIQEVDRTNEIISNFLVLARPHSTHGENVDLNRLINELLPLVESQCLLTQVELVLDLAPELPSINAQPDQLKQVLLNLIHNALQAMEEQPVKRLTLISRWLAESDEILLVVRDTGHGMSGEILSRLSTPFFTTKNAGTGLGLTISYRIIENHGGRIEVNSEEGAGSEFRIYLPVQGPGQIH; from the coding sequence ATGATTCTAAACGTTGAATTAATTAGTGCTTTAAAAACTCTCTATAAGGGTGAATGCGGTTTGTTTGCGCGGAACTGGCCCCTGGTCTTAATAGCGGTCTCCCTGGTCATTTTACTCTATTCTCTTACCCTTCATATGAGCACGATTATTACCATGGAGAAAACCCTCGAACAGGGGACAATATTAAATCTGGTCTTAAGCCAAACCCTGCTGCTTTTAACAACCGTATTGCTGCCCTTTGTTATATACAAGTACCAGTTCCAGGGCCCTCCCCGGGAAGAAAACCATGAAAAGCAATGCCGCCTCAATGATATTTTGGGTAGTATCCCCATGGCCATCATGATCGTGGACAACGAACTAAACATCAGCTATATCAACGGGGCATGGGAACAACTGGTAGGATACGCCCGGGAAGAAGTGGTGGGGAAAAAATTAACGGAATTGCCACAATGGCTCCAGGAAGAGAAGACAACCAGCCGCCCCCCGGGTGGGGATCCTGAATCCCTCCTGCTGTGCCGGGAAATCGAGATTACGGGCAAAAACGGCGAACAAATCCACCTGGCCCTGGAAACGAGACCCCTGATGCAGGGAAATAACCGGGAGGGCATCATTATTTATTTCCGGGACATCAGCACCGAAGTAAAATACGACCTGTTGAAACAAACCTCGGATACAATTTTAGAACGCATGGTAGGAGGAGTAATTGTCGTCGATGCCACCGGAAGGGTAATCATGTTTAACCGGACGGCAGAACAAATCTTTGGAGTAGCGGCCTCCAGTGCCATAGGTCGTAACATCTGGGAGTATTTCCCTGTGGACAGGAATAACCTGGTTACTATGCAGACTCTGGAAAAGGGCGAAGCACTGGGACCCCTGGAGGTACAGTATAAATGTAATGGAAAGGATTTTTACCTGTTGGTCAGTTCCGATGTCCTGCGGGATAAGCACGGCCGGGTTAGCGGCGCGGTCACCGTTTTCAGCGATATTACGGAACTGCGCCACCAGCGGGAACTCCAGCACAACCAGGAAAAGCTGGTGGTGGTTGGCCAGATGGCCGCCGGTATGGCCCATGAACTGCGCAATCCCCTTACTTCCATCAAGGGATTTGCGCAGCTCCTGAGCGAACGCGTAGAGGATGCAAAAAATAAAGAATACCTGGATGTAATTATCCAGGAAGTCGATCGGACCAATGAAATCATCAGTAATTTTCTCGTGCTGGCGCGCCCCCACTCCACCCACGGCGAAAACGTAGACCTGAACCGGCTGATCAATGAACTGTTACCCCTGGTGGAGAGCCAGTGTCTTTTGACCCAGGTGGAGCTGGTCCTGGATCTTGCCCCGGAATTACCCTCCATCAATGCGCAACCGGACCAGCTCAAACAGGTACTGCTGAACTTAATTCACAACGCCCTGCAGGCCATGGAAGAACAGCCCGTAAAAAGACTGACCCTCATCTCCCGCTGGCTGGCCGAGTCCGATGAAATCCTGCTGGTGGTACGGGACACGGGCCACGGTATGTCCGGGGAGATATTATCCCGGCTGAGCACACCATTTTTCACCACCAAGAATGCCGGAACCGGCCTGGGGTTGACCATATCCTACCGCATTATTGAAAACCACGGCGGGAGGATTGAGGTAAACAGTGAAGAGGGGGCCGGCAGCGAATTCAGGATTTATTTGCCTGTACAAGGCCCAGGGCAAATTCACTGA
- a CDS encoding sulfite exporter TauE/SafE family protein, with protein MIPAVFSLIGFAGGFLYRAGGPAYQSFTIPLLIITGLPLPAAVGGGILLNAAGKLKLIYHPESTRHAHKRVGMTVAILSLPFMVTGKQFLLRLSTLPTGTATLVFIYSTVLVITALFAARRYRHYCQFGYEDENPLPPGGLFWRHPLAAPGLPLPKYITVGRVSLVGGSIGLCTGLAGVNTRALLEPLLMYLTGLSRRQARATASFALYLIGAFAAIIFLPDLFTFSGAEVTFMSLGAGYLAGYLYAWHLRREKLQYPEESIFLAWWGLSSAVVLLGGRAAGLAPLYTTALMFGPAMVTMLGFTLTSLCQVRWNDALSRSNVPQNFRNP; from the coding sequence ATGATCCCGGCCGTCTTTTCCCTGATCGGCTTTGCCGGAGGATTTTTATATCGCGCCGGCGGTCCTGCTTACCAGTCGTTTACCATCCCCCTGCTGATCATTACCGGCCTGCCCCTACCCGCAGCCGTAGGCGGCGGTATCCTCCTTAATGCGGCCGGTAAACTAAAGTTGATATACCACCCTGAGAGCACCCGGCATGCTCATAAACGGGTGGGCATGACCGTAGCCATTTTATCCCTGCCCTTTATGGTGACCGGAAAACAATTTCTACTCCGGCTCAGCACCCTGCCAACAGGTACGGCAACCCTCGTTTTTATATACAGCACCGTTCTGGTCATCACCGCCCTTTTCGCTGCCCGCCGTTACCGCCACTACTGCCAATTCGGCTACGAGGACGAAAACCCGCTCCCCCCGGGCGGTCTATTCTGGAGACACCCCCTTGCTGCACCGGGGCTCCCACTTCCAAAGTACATTACGGTAGGCCGGGTAAGCCTTGTTGGTGGGTCCATCGGCCTCTGTACAGGCCTGGCCGGAGTAAACACCCGTGCCCTCCTGGAACCGCTTTTGATGTACCTGACGGGTCTATCCCGCCGGCAGGCCCGGGCCACCGCTTCTTTTGCCCTGTATTTGATCGGGGCCTTTGCCGCAATTATTTTCCTTCCCGACCTGTTCACTTTTTCGGGAGCGGAAGTAACTTTCATGAGCCTCGGCGCAGGCTATCTGGCCGGCTACCTCTACGCGTGGCATCTCCGGCGGGAGAAACTACAATACCCGGAGGAAAGCATTTTCCTGGCCTGGTGGGGATTAAGCTCCGCCGTGGTGCTGCTGGGCGGCCGGGCGGCCGGCCTGGCCCCCCTCTATACCACCGCGCTCATGTTTGGGCCGGCCATGGTCACCATGCTCGGCTTCACCTTAACCTCCCTCTGCCAGGTACGCTGGAATGATGCCTTATCCCGCAGCAATGTGCCGCAAAACTTTAGAAACCCTTAA
- the rpsB gene encoding 30S ribosomal protein S2 has translation MAIISMKQLLEAGVHFGHQTRRWNPKMAPYIFTDRNGIYIIDLQKTVRKIEEAYNFVRNLAAEGGTILFVGTKKQAQESVKEEAERCGMFYVNQRWLGGMLTNFQTIRRRIERLHELERMEADGTLAVLPKKEVAELMHEKERLQKFLGGIKNMRKLPDALFVIDPRKERIAVAEARKLKIPIVAIVDTNCDPDEIDYVIPGNDDAIRAVRLLTSKIADAVLEGRQGEQVAAAAQ, from the coding sequence GTGGCTATTATTTCCATGAAGCAGCTCCTGGAGGCCGGGGTGCATTTCGGGCACCAGACCCGGCGGTGGAATCCCAAAATGGCTCCGTACATTTTTACGGACCGGAACGGTATTTATATTATTGACTTGCAAAAAACCGTTCGTAAAATAGAAGAGGCCTACAACTTCGTACGGAACCTGGCCGCCGAGGGTGGAACCATCCTCTTTGTGGGTACCAAAAAGCAGGCGCAGGAGTCGGTGAAGGAAGAGGCCGAACGGTGCGGGATGTTTTACGTGAACCAGCGCTGGTTGGGCGGCATGCTGACCAACTTCCAGACCATCCGCCGGCGTATCGAGCGCCTGCACGAACTGGAGCGCATGGAAGCCGATGGGACTCTGGCCGTGTTGCCGAAGAAGGAAGTGGCCGAACTCATGCATGAAAAGGAAAGGCTGCAAAAGTTTCTCGGCGGTATTAAGAATATGCGCAAATTGCCCGATGCCCTTTTTGTCATTGATCCCCGCAAAGAGCGCATTGCGGTGGCCGAGGCCCGGAAGCTCAAGATACCCATTGTAGCCATTGTTGATACCAACTGCGATCCCGATGAGATCGATTATGTGATTCCCGGAAACGACGATGCCATCAGGGCAGTGCGCCTGCTTACCAGCAAAATTGCCGATGCCGTTTTAGAGGGACGACAGGGTGAGCAGGTTGCGGCAGCAGCGCAATAA
- the tsf gene encoding translation elongation factor Ts, which yields MAEITAAMVKELRERTGAGMMDCKKALMETNGDMEKAVDFLREKGLAAAAKKAGRIAAEGVVDAYIHGGGRIGVLVEVNCETDFVAKTDEFRLFVRDIAMQVAAARPEYVRREDVPEHVIAREKEILAAQAANEGKPEKVIEKIVQGRLDKFFKEVCLLEQPFIKNPDITVQELLNEKIAKIGENIVIRRFTRYELGEGLAKRQDDFAEQVAAMTRS from the coding sequence ATGGCTGAAATAACAGCGGCAATGGTCAAGGAATTGCGCGAGCGTACCGGGGCCGGCATGATGGACTGCAAAAAGGCCCTTATGGAAACTAACGGGGACATGGAAAAAGCCGTGGACTTTTTACGGGAAAAGGGCCTGGCTGCCGCGGCCAAGAAGGCCGGGCGGATTGCCGCCGAGGGTGTGGTGGATGCCTACATCCACGGCGGGGGGCGCATTGGCGTTCTGGTGGAGGTAAACTGTGAAACCGACTTTGTGGCCAAGACCGACGAATTCCGTCTTTTCGTGCGGGATATTGCCATGCAGGTGGCTGCGGCCCGGCCGGAGTACGTGCGGCGCGAGGATGTGCCGGAACACGTAATTGCCCGGGAAAAGGAAATCCTGGCGGCCCAGGCGGCCAATGAAGGAAAACCGGAGAAAGTGATCGAAAAAATAGTGCAGGGGCGACTGGATAAATTCTTTAAAGAGGTTTGCCTCCTGGAGCAACCTTTTATTAAAAATCCCGATATCACCGTGCAGGAGCTTTTAAACGAGAAAATTGCCAAAATAGGCGAAAACATCGTCATCCGCCGCTTTACCCGGTATGAACTGGGTGAGGGTCTGGCCAAACGGCAGGATGATTTTGCGGAGCAGGTTGCGGCCATGACCAGGTCTTGA
- a CDS encoding sulfite exporter TauE/SafE family protein, translated as MLDWLATFTGGGLAAKATAAVTTTGAAVSTAAGTPGMPWWVWPLLLFITTFLLGIVAVLGGVGGSVLFVPIVGSFFPFNLDFVRGAGLLVALAGAVAAGPGLLKLNLANLRLALPVALIASTFSMVGAFIGLALPNNLVQTALGITIVLIALLFIVSKNTEFPQVGGSDKLARFLGIGGTYYERSSGKTVDWSVWRTPQGFLLFIAIGIMAGMFGLGAGWANVPVLNLLMGAPLKVAVGTSKFLLSITDTSAAWVYLNQGAVLPIIAVPSIVGIMLGSFVGVRLLATAKPRAIKYLVIVLLLASGLRSLLKGLGIWN; from the coding sequence ATGCTTGATTGGTTGGCTACCTTTACAGGGGGAGGGCTGGCGGCCAAAGCGACCGCAGCCGTGACCACCACTGGAGCGGCGGTAAGTACGGCTGCCGGGACCCCGGGTATGCCCTGGTGGGTGTGGCCGCTGCTCCTGTTTATTACCACCTTTTTGCTGGGTATTGTAGCCGTGCTTGGGGGTGTGGGCGGCAGTGTTTTGTTTGTTCCCATCGTGGGCAGCTTTTTTCCCTTTAACCTGGACTTTGTCCGCGGGGCGGGTCTGCTGGTGGCCCTGGCCGGGGCGGTGGCGGCAGGACCGGGCCTTTTAAAACTTAACCTGGCCAACCTGCGCCTTGCCCTGCCGGTGGCTTTAATTGCCTCCACCTTCAGCATGGTGGGAGCGTTTATCGGCCTGGCCCTGCCCAACAACTTGGTGCAGACCGCTCTGGGTATTACCATCGTGCTTATTGCCCTTTTGTTCATAGTTTCAAAAAATACGGAGTTTCCCCAGGTGGGAGGAAGCGACAAGCTGGCCCGGTTTTTAGGAATAGGTGGTACCTATTACGAACGTTCTTCGGGTAAAACCGTAGACTGGTCGGTATGGCGGACGCCGCAGGGTTTCCTTTTGTTCATCGCCATCGGGATCATGGCCGGCATGTTCGGTCTGGGTGCCGGGTGGGCGAATGTGCCGGTGCTGAACCTGCTCATGGGGGCGCCACTTAAGGTAGCAGTGGGCACCAGCAAGTTCCTCCTCTCCATTACCGATACGTCGGCGGCCTGGGTCTATTTAAACCAGGGTGCGGTGCTGCCCATTATTGCCGTGCCTTCCATCGTAGGCATAATGTTAGGTTCCTTCGTTGGGGTGCGGCTGCTGGCCACGGCCAAGCCCAGGGCCATAAAATACCTGGTGATCGTTTTGCTCCTGGCTTCCGGACTGCGTTCACTGCTCAAGGGGCTGGGGATCTGGAACTAG